The Lactuca sativa cultivar Salinas chromosome 2, Lsat_Salinas_v11, whole genome shotgun sequence genome includes a window with the following:
- the LOC111885124 gene encoding protein RKD1 encodes MINDNKEKREFNTKLKQMTNPRKMEKERAENGNVGTSRYTSKMMLCRETIAKYFYITIKQEAKEVNVGITLLKKFCRDLGIHRWPHRKLMSLETLINNVQQEFSKEFGGKVEGKSREAILILERERKKLEEIPDLQVEHNTKRLRQTCFMSISKK; translated from the exons ATGATAAACGATAACAAAGAGAAGAGGGAGTTTAACACAAAGCTTAAGCAAATGACGAATCCAAGAAAAATGGAGAAAGAGAGAGCCGAAAATGGCAATGTTGGCACTTCAAGATATACTTCTAAGATGATGTTATGTAGGGAAACCATCGCTAAATATTTCTACATTACAATTAAACAGGAAGCCAAGGAGGTGAATGTTGGAATTACACTGTTGAAAAAATTTTGTAGAGACTTGGGCATTCATCGGTGGCCTCATCGAAAACTTATGAGCCTGGAAACTCTTATTAATAATGTCCAG CAGGAGTTTAGTAAGGAGTTTGGCGGGAAAGTAGAAGGGAAGTCGAGGGAAGCAATACTGATACTGGAAAGAGAGaggaaaaagctggaagagattcCAGATttacaagtagaacacaatacAAAGAGATTGAGACAAACATGCTTTATGTCTATCTCCAAGAAATGA